Proteins from a genomic interval of Garra rufa chromosome 4, GarRuf1.0, whole genome shotgun sequence:
- the LOC141332987 gene encoding uncharacterized protein: MEFTQSLQHLPEINLGDVHRLADKFSLTTRSKLDKGYKFFIEQYLFAYEEVPVVVKCMSCTCSAGKALCNHIVALLFQSAHYCTMGFKTVPLPLSCTSSLQTWHWPRTHGIAPEATNDMVVRKPVPKTKDHARTGVKCTLYRAYGGPLPDPHIINSAEKLQDKRPQPGICKLLHGLEALNFVDSKFDPVPFGSLLSYQCPPEISRDIIKHPGAPGFPQLPLEGYNFKFNFQFEPNYKQQCHSESLKVSREMSAAIEEETRLQSECQLWTQVRKPRLTADLVKYAMFVESLLQNSLAARILRGTPQTATMKRGLDLEPDILRQYSEFCDVSVTQCGVIIHPDAPHLAASPDAKVFNPRETPPFGLAEVKSCDVEDVAQVKHLITVRGQACLKKNHKYYYQVQGQLALSGLQWCDFITDTHTDFTVERVFRDEEIINSMRQKLDYFYHNIYMDALLR; encoded by the exons ATGGAGTTTACTCAGTCCCTTCAACACCTGCCAGAAATAAATCTGGGTGATGTACATCGTCTTGCAGACAAATTTTCACTCACCACTCGTTCCAAACTTGATAAAGGATACAAATTCTTCATTGAGCAGTACCTGTTTGCATATGAAG AGGTTCCTGTGGTAGTGAAATGCATGTCATGTACCTGCTCTGCTGGGAAAGCACTGTGCAACCACATTGTGGCATTATTGTTTCAAAGTGCTCACTACTGTACCATGGGATTCAAGACAGTGCCATTGCCACTGTCATGCACCAGCTCTCTGCAGACCTGGCACTGGCCTAGGACAcat GGAATTGCTCCTGAGGCAACAAATGACATGGTAGTGCGTAAACCAGTACCAAAGACTAAGGATCATGCCCGAACTGGAGTGAAATGTACACTGTACAGAGCATATGGTG GGCCTCTTCCAGATCCTCACATCATTAACAGTGCTGAGAAACTTCAAGACAAACGCCCACAACCAGGCATTTGCAAATTGCTGCACGGGCTCGAGGCCCTTAATTTTGTGGACTCTAAATTTGACCCTGTGCCATTTGGGTCTTTGCTTTCTTACCAGTGCCCTCCCGAGATAAGTAGAGACATTATTAAACACCCTGGTGCCCCTGGATTTCCTCAGTTGCCTTTAGAAGGTTACAATTTTAAATTCAATTTCCAATTTGAGCCCAACTACAAGCAACAATGCCACTCAGAGAGCCTTAAAGTGTCAAGGGAGATGTCTGCTGCAATTGAGGAAGAAACACGACTGCAGTCGGAATGCCAGCTGTGGACCCAGGTACGCAAACCCCGACTTACAGCAGATTTGGTGAAATATGCCATGTTCGTGGAGAGTCTACTGCAAAATTCTTTGGCTGCTCGCATTCTGAGAGGAACTCCTCAGACAGCTACTATGAAAAGAGGGCTGGACCTGGAACCTGACATACTGAGgcaatattcagagttttgtgaTGTCTCTGTGACGCAGTGTGGGGTCATCATCCACCCTGATGCACCTCACCTTGCAGCCAGCCCTGATGCTAAAGTCTTCAACCCCAGAGAAACACCGCCATTTGGGTTGGCAGAGGTAAAGAGTTGTGATGTTGAAGATGTTGCTCAAGTTAAACACCTGATCACAGTTCGAGGCCAGGCCTGCCTCAAGAAAAACCACAAATATTATTATCAGGTTCAAGGCCAGCTGGCATTAAGCGGACTTCAGTGGTGTGATTTTATAACAGATACCCACACTGACTTCACAGTTGAAAGAGTATTTAGGGATGAGGAGATCATCAACTCAATGCGACAGAAGCTGGATTATTTTTATCACAACATCTACATGGATGCATTATTACGTTGA